The following coding sequences are from one Salmo trutta chromosome 36, fSalTru1.1, whole genome shotgun sequence window:
- the LOC115176001 gene encoding zinc transporter 8-like isoform X1 codes for MFRKDSEKTQLVTEKGTMYSITMGSVSTDEIMQKEKDSNIKHCHDNSQATEDREREKQLARKRLYVVSAVCLVFMIGEILGGYFAGSLAVMTDAAHLLVDFASFIISLVSLWLSSRPATHTLSYGWHRAEILGALLSVVTIWLVTGVLVYLAVQRLISDNYEIEGTIMLITSGCAVLANIIMAFTLHQSGHGHSHGGLSSGHGHSHGTNDKSNHGHSHAAGNGHGHSHKRNHSHSNGNQENHSHGNGDVEQHNGVDYQQQKSAGSRPQANASVRAAFVHVVGDLLQSISVLVSAIIIFFKPEYKIADPICTFLFSIFVLGTTITIMRDILLVLMEGTPAGVKHGEVRDRLLAVKGVKSVHSLHIWALTMNQTVLSAHVAIDDVVDAQPVLREMTQTCFSNYNFHSVTLQLEQQADQKPGCSLCEDPKM; via the exons ATGTTCAGAAAGGATTCAGAGAAAACTCAACTGGTCACCGAGAAAGGCACCATGTATAGCATCACCATGGGAAG tgTGTCCACAGATGAGATAATGCAGAAGGAGAAGGACAGCAACATCAAGCATTGCCATGACAACAGCCAAGCTACGGAGGACAGGGAGCGGGAGAAGCAGTTGGCCAGGAAGAGGCTCTACGTGGTCTCGGCTGTCTGCCTGGTCTTCATGATCGGAGAGATCCTGG GTGGTTACTTTGCGGGGAGTCTGGCGGTGATGACAGACGCCGCCCACCTGCTGGTAGACTTCGCCAGCTTCATCATCAGTCTGGTGTCTCTGTGGCTCTCGTCCAgacccgccacacacacactcagctatGGCTGGCATCGTGCAG aGATCTTGGGTGCTCTCCTCTCGGTGGTGACCATCTGGTTGGTGACAGGTGTGCTGGTTTACCTGGCTGTGCAGCGCCTCATCAGCGATAATTATGAGATCGAGGGGACCATCATGCTCATTACTTCAGGCTGCGCTGTGCTGGCAAACATCAT TATGGCTTTCACCCTGCACCAGTCTGGGCATGGGCACAGCCACGGGGGCCTCAGCAGTGGGCACGGCCACAGCCATGGCACTAACGACAAGAGCAACCATGGGCACAGCCACGCGGCGGGCAATGGGCATGGGCACAGCCACAAGAGAAACCACTCGCACAGTAACGGTAACCAAGAAAACCATTCCCATGGAAATGGCGACGTGGAGCAGCACAATGGGGTAGACTATCAGCAGCAGAAGTCGGCGGGGTCACGACCTCAGGCCAACGCCAGCGTGCGTGCCGCCTTCGTGCATGTCGTGGgagacctgctccagagcatcAGCGTGCTGGTCAGCGCCATCATCATCTTCTTCAAG CCTGAGTATAAGATAGCTGACCCTATCTGTACGTTCCTGTTCTCCATATTTGTCCTGGGAACCACCATCACCATTATGAGAGACATTCTGCTTGTCCTCATGGAAG GTACCCCAGCTGGAGTGAAGCACGGTGAGGTGAGGGATCGGCTGCTGGCAGTGAAGGGGGTGAAGTCTGTCCATAGCCTCCATATCTGGGCCCTGACTATGAACCAGACGGTTCTGTCAGCACACGTGGCTATAG ATGACGTAGTGGATGC
- the aard gene encoding alanine- and arginine-rich domain-containing protein — protein sequence MNRDSQSEDTLSTMVLENIKNKLIHAFRTTGEPRDAPESTTGPISIGRSYQANEELRRAKIDGAITWLRSELLEMRSQDQQLAQTLLGLNNEIQRLRRESMSGALEPEGDEHH from the exons ATGAATCGAGACAGTCAAAGTGAGGACACTTTGTCAACCATGGTTCTGGAGAACATCAAGAATAAACTGATTCACGCATTCAGGACCACTGGTGAACCACGGGATGCCCCAGAGTCTACTACTGGGCCCATTAGCATTGGCAGGAGTTACCAAGCCAATGAGGAACTGCGGAGAGCTAAGATAGATGGAGCCATAACCTGGCTAAGATCTGAACTG CTGGAAATGCGCTCTCAGGACCAACAGCTGGCCCAGACCCTGCTGGGTCTCAACAATGAGATCCAGAGACTGAGGCGGGAGAGTATGTCTGGGGCTCTGGAGCCAGAGGGGGATGAACACCACTAA